The following proteins are encoded in a genomic region of Cyclonatronum proteinivorum:
- the mraZ gene encoding division/cell wall cluster transcriptional repressor MraZ, whose protein sequence is MASFKGEYENAIDNKGRVCFPAKLRKVVTPEFQDQYVIVIATDPCLYVYPLDHWEEVRTKLSGLNSFNKTASLLKRKLLRNSVDVTLDKQNRVAFSPRQMAHAGLQDKAVFIGCDDRIEIWSPEYLEQADAEFTDEMFAASFEALLGSDPHLTNNHDD, encoded by the coding sequence GTGGCGAGCTTCAAAGGCGAATATGAGAATGCCATTGATAACAAAGGTCGCGTGTGCTTCCCTGCCAAACTGCGTAAAGTTGTAACCCCTGAATTCCAGGATCAATATGTAATTGTAATTGCAACAGACCCTTGCCTGTATGTGTACCCCCTCGATCACTGGGAGGAAGTGCGGACGAAGCTTTCAGGGCTCAACAGCTTCAATAAAACGGCAAGTTTGCTGAAACGCAAGCTGCTGCGTAACTCTGTGGATGTAACCCTTGACAAGCAAAACCGGGTTGCCTTCAGTCCCAGACAAATGGCGCATGCGGGGCTTCAAGATAAAGCCGTGTTTATTGGCTGCGACGACCGCATCGAAATTTGGTCGCCGGAGTACCTTGAGCAGGCAGATGCTGAATTTACCGATGAAATGTTTGCGGCTTCTTTCGAGGCGCTGCTGGGTTCCGACCCACACCTAACCAATAATCATGACGACTGA
- the rsmH gene encoding 16S rRNA (cytosine(1402)-N(4))-methyltransferase RsmH produces MTTDTWHIPVMPAETLQWLVTDTGGVYIDATLGAGGHAAQLLRQLGENARVFGIDQDDEALAETARRIQDSRLHPVKGNFGFAATLIHPKYHGQVSGILFDYGVSSHQIDAPQRGFTFREDGPLDMRMGNLSSLTARDVVNTYTFERLRNLLWQYGEERRSSAIARQITASRPLETTAELRKCVESVIKGPHLVKSLARVFQAIRIEVNRELEMLRSGLEQSLKLLRPGGRIVTIAYHSLEDRLVKNFFRTGNFDGKQEKDFYGNIVRPLRPLHNKPVTATEAERLENPRSRSARLRAAEKNEAEVQA; encoded by the coding sequence ATGACGACTGATACCTGGCATATTCCTGTAATGCCTGCCGAAACCCTTCAATGGCTGGTAACTGATACTGGGGGCGTGTATATCGACGCCACACTCGGTGCCGGGGGGCATGCTGCGCAGCTGCTGCGGCAGCTCGGTGAAAATGCCAGGGTTTTCGGTATTGATCAGGATGATGAAGCCCTTGCCGAAACAGCCCGTCGTATTCAGGACAGTCGTCTGCATCCGGTTAAGGGTAATTTCGGATTTGCCGCAACCCTTATTCATCCCAAATATCACGGGCAGGTGTCCGGGATTTTATTTGACTACGGGGTTTCAAGCCATCAGATTGACGCACCGCAGCGGGGGTTCACCTTTCGGGAGGACGGTCCGCTCGATATGCGCATGGGCAACCTCAGTAGCCTGACCGCCCGGGATGTGGTCAATACCTACACCTTTGAGCGGCTGCGCAACCTGCTCTGGCAGTACGGTGAAGAACGCCGCTCCTCGGCCATAGCCCGGCAGATCACGGCAAGCCGTCCGCTGGAAACGACTGCGGAACTGCGTAAATGTGTGGAATCCGTCATTAAAGGACCTCACCTGGTAAAAAGCCTCGCACGGGTTTTTCAGGCCATACGGATTGAAGTTAACCGCGAACTTGAGATGCTGCGTAGCGGACTGGAGCAAAGCCTTAAGCTGCTTCGGCCCGGCGGTCGCATTGTGACCATAGCCTATCACTCGCTGGAAGACCGGCTGGTCAAAAACTTTTTCCGCACCGGAAATTTCGACGGGAAGCAGGAAAAAGATTTCTATGGCAATATTGTGCGTCCTCTGCGACCGCTGCACAACAAACCTGTAACAGCCACAGAAGCCGAGCGGCTTGAAAACCCGCGATCGCGAAGTGCGCGCCTGCGTGCTGCCGAAAAAAATGAGGCGGAGGTACAGGCATGA
- a CDS encoding penicillin-binding protein, with product MKPDKNALAARLLFVLGALLILPVAIILQMLRIQYVEGDGLRELWSRQTEDAIPIQSRRGQILDSNGRVLVTNIASYAVAVDPHVPNLEEGEIQRVLAILAHFTNRSQADYMRMVRQAPANSRYIVLGRNFDRAVYDSLRAHRFRSLILEERFRRHYTYDDLAAHVMGYVNHEVRGMDGLERAYDELLRGRDGQRIVRRDSRGRIRQFVRTPIQQPQQGHNLITTLDAQIQAIAQQELREGIARTGARHGSVIIVEPATGAVIAMANYPDFNPNRPGTAGRETRRNAAIADMIEPGSTFKLVAAVAAYEQGVVQLDEVFYTPENGARRIYGQTMRDHIPLGDITFRQAIERSSNIATAEAAMRVDRDQFFQYVRNFGFGALSSIDLPNEESGRLRRPLHWSGVTQPWMSIGYEIQVTPLQLVMAYASIANGGRLMRPYVVDHVQDESGRVVQQNRPTVIRQSVRPETVEALRPAFQNVVSEDGTARLASVAGLSIAGKTGTAQKFIDGRYQQRYRASFVGYFPAEAPRYAMIVLLDEPQTSIFGGTTAGIVFREITRRIMGVDPQVRNLVQRTLDEEAAAGLRAPQLTGLYAGHAQRKAEGLGLKVAVSGEGTRVASQYPAAGQEMQENQLVRLQLETIVQGEAGEDQLRSTVPDVRGLSMREAVAVLHEAGYDIQRNGSGTVAAQFPEAGAVMQRGRPVIIRGRAPGMEMLISDRGGG from the coding sequence ATGAAACCGGACAAGAATGCCCTTGCAGCCCGCCTGCTCTTCGTACTTGGTGCCCTCCTGATTCTGCCTGTGGCAATCATCCTGCAAATGCTTCGCATTCAGTATGTAGAGGGAGACGGTCTCCGGGAGCTATGGAGCCGTCAGACCGAAGATGCCATCCCGATTCAGTCCCGCCGCGGGCAGATTCTCGACAGCAACGGGCGGGTGCTGGTAACCAATATTGCAAGTTACGCGGTGGCTGTGGACCCGCATGTACCCAACCTGGAAGAAGGGGAAATTCAGCGCGTCCTCGCAATTCTTGCACATTTTACGAACCGCAGTCAGGCTGACTACATGCGCATGGTGCGGCAGGCGCCCGCCAACAGCCGCTATATTGTGCTGGGCCGGAATTTCGACCGGGCCGTGTATGACAGCCTGAGAGCCCATCGCTTCCGAAGCCTGATCCTTGAAGAGCGATTCCGCCGGCACTACACCTACGACGACCTCGCAGCGCATGTGATGGGCTATGTGAATCACGAAGTGCGCGGCATGGATGGACTGGAAAGAGCCTATGATGAGCTCCTGCGCGGTCGTGACGGTCAGCGGATTGTGCGCCGTGACAGCCGGGGCCGGATCCGGCAGTTTGTGCGCACACCGATTCAGCAGCCGCAGCAGGGGCACAACCTCATCACAACCCTTGATGCGCAGATTCAGGCTATCGCACAGCAGGAGCTCCGCGAAGGCATTGCGCGCACCGGCGCCCGGCACGGCAGCGTCATCATCGTGGAGCCCGCTACCGGTGCTGTTATCGCTATGGCCAACTATCCGGATTTCAATCCCAACCGGCCCGGTACCGCAGGCCGTGAGACCCGCCGCAATGCCGCCATCGCTGATATGATTGAGCCGGGCTCAACCTTTAAGCTGGTAGCTGCCGTTGCGGCCTACGAGCAGGGTGTGGTGCAGCTCGATGAAGTGTTCTACACGCCGGAAAACGGTGCCCGCCGCATCTACGGACAGACCATGCGCGATCACATCCCGCTGGGAGATATCACCTTCAGGCAGGCCATCGAGCGCTCATCAAATATCGCAACGGCAGAAGCAGCCATGCGGGTGGACCGAGATCAGTTTTTCCAGTATGTGCGCAACTTCGGCTTTGGCGCACTTTCCAGCATTGATCTGCCCAACGAAGAAAGTGGCAGACTTCGCCGTCCGCTGCACTGGAGCGGGGTAACACAGCCGTGGATGTCGATAGGCTACGAAATTCAGGTCACCCCCTTACAGCTTGTGATGGCCTATGCTTCTATTGCAAACGGTGGCCGGCTCATGCGCCCGTACGTAGTGGACCACGTACAGGATGAGTCCGGCCGTGTTGTGCAGCAAAACCGCCCGACTGTAATCCGGCAGTCAGTCCGGCCCGAAACGGTTGAAGCCCTGCGCCCGGCCTTTCAGAACGTGGTGTCTGAAGACGGAACTGCGCGGCTCGCTTCCGTAGCCGGCCTGTCGATCGCCGGAAAAACCGGAACTGCCCAGAAATTCATCGATGGCCGCTATCAGCAAAGATACCGCGCTTCCTTTGTAGGCTACTTTCCCGCAGAAGCGCCGCGCTACGCCATGATTGTTCTCCTCGACGAGCCGCAGACAAGTATTTTTGGCGGCACAACCGCGGGTATTGTCTTCAGAGAAATCACCCGCCGCATCATGGGGGTTGATCCGCAGGTGCGTAACCTCGTACAGCGCACGCTCGATGAAGAAGCCGCTGCCGGACTGCGTGCGCCTCAGCTCACCGGTCTCTATGCCGGGCACGCACAGCGCAAGGCCGAAGGACTTGGCCTGAAGGTTGCCGTTTCCGGTGAAGGCACGCGCGTAGCATCACAGTATCCCGCGGCCGGTCAGGAAATGCAGGAAAACCAGCTTGTCAGGCTGCAGCTTGAGACGATTGTGCAGGGTGAGGCGGGTGAAGATCAGCTGCGTTCAACCGTACCCGATGTGCGGGGACTCAGTATGCGGGAGGCGGTTGCGGTGCTGCACGAAGCGGGCTATGACATTCAGCGCAATGGTTCCGGTACAGTTGCCGCGCAGTTCCCGGAGGCCGGTGCCGTCATGCAGCGGGGGCGTCCGGTAATCATCCGCGGTCGCGCGCCGGGCATGGAAATGCTTATCAGCGACAGGGGAGGAGGATAG